A stretch of the Gossypium hirsutum isolate 1008001.06 chromosome D07, Gossypium_hirsutum_v2.1, whole genome shotgun sequence genome encodes the following:
- the LOC107953940 gene encoding phytoene synthase 2, chloroplastic-like, translated as MSLKLLWFVSSQSNLGFLHHGNRSLPCPNLLFQHRAGKGKNQRWKPHFCSLRTHVPGSEGLRRSKVKVTVMSTMAATSSAGEIAMSSEEKVYNVVLKQAALVKKQLRSPRGDVVVPGDLSLLNEAYDRCGEICAEYAKTFYLGTLLMTPERRRAIWAIYVWCRRTDELVDGPNAPHITPTALDRWEARLEDLFNGRPFDMLDAALANTVNKFPVNIQPFKDMIEGMRMDLRKSRYKNFDELYLYCYYVAGTVGLMSVPVMGIAPESLASTESVYNAALALGIANQLTNILRDVGEDAQRGRIYLPQDELAQEGLSDEDIFSGKVTDKWRNFMKKQIKRARMLFHEAEKGVKELNASSRWPVSASLMLYKQILDEIEANDYNNFTKRAYVSKAKKLIALPVAYVRSLVAPSTIRSSHRN; from the exons ATGTCTTTAAAGTTGCTTTGGTTTGTATCTTCCCAATCAAACTTGGGGTTCCTTCATCATGGGAACCGGTCCTTGCCATGTCCTAATTTGTTGTTCCAACACAGAGCAGGTAAAGGTAAGAATCAGAGATGGAAACCCCATTTTTGTTCTTTAAGGACTCATGTTCCTGGTTCAGAAGGGTTAAGAAGAAGCAAGGTGAAGGTCACTGTGATGTCAACCATGGCAGCCACTAGCTCAGCAGGTGAAATAGCTATGTCATCAGAGGAGAAGGTTTACAATGTGGTGTTGAAACAGGCAGCTTTGGTTAAGAAGCAATTGAGATCACCTCGTGGGGATGTTGTTGTACCTGGTGATTTGAGCTTGTTAAATGAAGCATATGATCGTTGTGGTGAAATTTGTGCCGAGTATGCAAAAACCTTTTATTTGG GAACTTTGCTGATGACCCCTGAAAGACGTAGGGCTATATGGGCTATCTATG TCTGGTGTCGGAGGACCGATGAGCTCGTTGACGGACCAAATGCACCGCATATAACTCCCACTGCTTTAGATAGGTGGGAAGCAAGGTTGGAAGATCTATTCAACGGTCGTCCGTTTGATATGCTCGATGCCGCTTTAGCCAACACGGTTAATAAATTTCCAGTCAATATTCAG CCTTTCAAAGACATGATAGAAGGAATGAGGATGGACTTAAGGAAATCGAGATACAAAAACTTCGACGAACTATATCTCTATTGCTATTATGTAGCCGGCACTGTCGGGTTGATGAGTGTGCCTGTGATGGGCATTGCACCTGAATCTTTAGCTAGCACAGAGAGTGTGTATAATGCTGCATTGGCATTAGGGATAGCTAATCAACTCACTAACATACTCAGAGATGTTGGAGAAGA TGCACAAAGGGGAAGGATTTATCTACCACAAGATGAGTTAGCACAGGAAGGACTATCAGATGAGGACATTTTTAGTGGAAAAGTAACAGATAAGTGGAGGAACTTCATGAAGAAACAAATAAAGAGGGCCAGAATGTTGTTTCATGAAGCAGAAAAAGGAGTTAAAGAGCTAAATGCATCGAGTCGATGGCCG GTATCGGCATCATTGATGCTATATAAGCAAATATTAGATGAGATAGAGGCCAATGATTATAACAACTTTACAAAGAGAGCTTATGTAAGCAAAGCAAAGAAATTAATTGCCCTCCCTGTTGCATATGTTAGATCTCTCGTGGCTCCATCAACAATTCGTTCTTCTCATCGGAATTAA